One Mycobacterium kubicae genomic window carries:
- a CDS encoding DinB family protein: protein MPALAPPVADERSALREFLAYHQSAYFAVSYGLTDEQARATPTVSALSIGGLVKHATGMQRTWITRASAAADAAPADPPLPEVARRLADEHVMRPDETLDGLLGALREQNEKSLRLVETADLDAPVRLPQNVPWFQENLRTTSVRWVIMQVINELARHAGHADIVRESIDGATMYELIAAVEEWEPGGWVTPWRRPGR from the coding sequence ATGCCCGCGCTGGCCCCGCCGGTAGCCGACGAACGCAGCGCCCTGCGGGAGTTTCTCGCCTACCACCAAAGCGCTTACTTCGCCGTGTCCTACGGCCTGACCGACGAGCAGGCTCGCGCCACCCCGACGGTCAGTGCGCTGTCCATCGGCGGCCTGGTCAAGCACGCCACCGGCATGCAGCGCACCTGGATCACCCGGGCGAGCGCCGCGGCAGACGCAGCGCCGGCCGACCCACCCTTGCCGGAGGTCGCCCGGCGGCTCGCCGATGAGCATGTGATGCGGCCGGACGAGACCCTCGACGGGCTGCTGGGTGCGCTGAGAGAGCAGAACGAGAAGTCGTTGCGGCTGGTGGAGACCGCGGACCTCGATGCCCCGGTGCGGCTTCCGCAGAACGTCCCATGGTTTCAGGAGAACCTCCGCACCACGTCGGTGCGGTGGGTGATCATGCAGGTGATCAACGAGTTGGCCCGTCACGCCGGGCATGCCGACATCGTGCGGGAAAGCATCGACGGCGCCACCATGTACGAATTGATCGCCGCCGTGGAGGAATGGGAGCCGGGCGGGTGGGTGACGCCGTGGCGCCGCCCGGGCCGGTGA